A genomic stretch from Erigeron canadensis isolate Cc75 chromosome 9, C_canadensis_v1, whole genome shotgun sequence includes:
- the LOC122581281 gene encoding F-box protein At4g02760-like codes for MSKRPCSFTKPSSNSDQHDSDHHFNMDSLLTAFLALSDSPPSAIQASFDRLLDSNSDQNELIQRALRLGSVLLEAANRSARICSSHHNAVIWPLSPDLTIKVFSMLDTQSVCYVAATCTFFQKCAMDPLCFADIDLATLVPKVNNAVVSTMIHRAGSALRSIKLGVLPPIPAPPFLSSQPLVYSIRNANDASGISWNEKRSRQGKESSILTRSCLSSLYGNGGAPGAHLRRLHLYNIERMDNAALLTSLSACPSLLDLEIVGLHVELRHTLESVSKHCHLIERLVFESSKTGRDDGLKYPTCNEFVLNCPNITTLALKGFKLHDYKARMLVKGLHKLKHLDLSTSYSFTGAFLKNVGVNGGGDHLEVMLLRDCMHLKEIEVERFMAAVLAGEFKLLRYIDISNREGLACEGDWCNRCYSASFIPIKQLLEQRPDFCLVAEFPKGSYIEAEQMSASDLSIPSQSTSYASDASVFMSTSDGSYYSDHGSINEDSRESGYVIYEENSE; via the exons atgTCCAAACGCCCTTGCTCTTTCACAAAACCATCATCAAATTCCGATCAACATGATTCCGATCATCATTTCAATATGGATTCACTCTTAACCGCCTTTTTAGCGCTTTCCGATTCACCACCGTCGGCAATCCAAGCTTCATTTGATCGGTTGCTCGACTCGAATTCCGATCAGAATGAGCTGATTCAACGCGCGTTGCGGCTCGGATCGGTTTTACTTGAAGCAGCTAATCGATCTGCTAGAATATGCTCTTCTCATCATAACGCTGTCATTTGGCCTCTCTCTCCTGACCTCACTATTAAG GTTTTTTCTATGCTTGATACACAAAGCGTCTGTTATGTTGCGGCTACGTGTACATTTTTTCAGAAGTGTGCTATGGATCCTTTGTGTTTTGCTGACATTGACTTGGCTACGCTAGTCCCTAAAGTGAACAATGCCGTGGTGTCGACAATGATTCATCGAGCTGGAAGTGCACTTAG GTCTATCAAGCTTGGTGTATTGCCACCTATTCCTGCTCCCCCTTTCTTATCCTCTCAGCCATTAGTTTATAGCATTAGGAATGCAAATGATGCATCAGGAATTTCGTGGAATGAGAAGCGGTCAAGACAAGGAAAGGAGTCTTCCATCCTAACAAGATCCTGCTTAAGTTCTTTGTATGGGAATGGTGGTGCACCTGG CGCTCATTTGAGGAGATTGCACCTGTACAATATTGAAAGAATGGATAATGCAGCTCTCTTGACATCATTATCAGCTTGCCCGTCTCTTCTTGATTTGGAAATTGTGGGCCT GCATGTTGAATTGAGGCATACATTGGAGTCAGTAAGTAAACATTGCCACTTGATAGAGCGTTTGGTCTTCGAATCCTCAAAAACAG GTAGAGATGACGGTTTGAAATACCCTACCTGCAATGAATTTGTGCTCAACTGTCCTAACATAACCACTTTGGCACTAAAAGGATTCAAGCTGCACGACTACAAGGCTCGTATGCTGGTGAAG GGGTTACACAAATTGAAACATCTTGACCTTTCAACATCTTACTCATTTACCGGTGCCTTTTTGAA GAATGTTGGTGTCAATGGTGGTGGAGATCATCTGGAGGTGATGTTATTACGAGACTGCATGCATCTCAAGGAA ATTGAAGTTGAGCGCTTCATGGCAGCTGTTCTTGCAGGAGAATTCAAACTTCTTAGATATATT GACATATCTAACAGGGAAGGTCTAGCATGTGAGGGTGACTGGTGCAATAGGTGTTACAGTGCTAG TTTCATTCCTATAAAGCAACTATTGGAACAGAGGCCTGATTTCTGCCTGGTTGCTGAATTCCCAAAAGGAAG TTACATTGAAGCTGAACAAATGTCAGCCAGTGATTTGAGTATCCCATCACAGTCGACCAGCTATGCGTCTGATGCATCAGTTTTCATGAGCACATCAGACGGGAGTTACTATAGTGATCATGGTAGTATTAACGAAGACAGTAGAGAAAGCGGTTATGTAATTTACGAAGAAAATTCAGAATAA